The Osmia lignaria lignaria isolate PbOS001 chromosome 14, iyOsmLign1, whole genome shotgun sequence genome has a window encoding:
- the Ocrl gene encoding oculocerebrorenal syndrome of Lowe isoform X1, protein MSSAEQSVIVQSKFVSGETVIIAIEASLIQGWVKAARIVALLNKGTTHALVILITSRTPPQVYSDLTIERILPIDQDFKCNINTNEKQQDTLDVYLNVTSRKLHLVFEMRPGVETSSLVSEIFRAIEVYQKTKNSASEFLWIQKLTGSTRNLNSNNNEDVQDNTDPLVDLESPVLVVTRRSIASGKSPVAARESAVRYQMACKEDDYTYSKTFRVFIGTWNVNGQPPNNITLHDWLSYDKSPPDIYAVGFQELDLTKEAFLFNDTPREEEWRQVVAKSLHPDGVYEQVAIVRLVGMMLIIYALHSHMPYIKDVSVDTVGTGIMGKMGNKGGVAVSCSIHNTSICFVNAHLAAHCEEYERRNQDYADICTRLSFSKYVPPKNFKDHVQIYWLGDLNYRITEMDVAVAKKHIDVENYVPVLALDQLGQQRRLGRVLQGFHEAEIKFKPTYKYDPGTDNWDSSEKGRAPAWCDRILWKGEAITSIDYRSHPELKISDHKPVSAIFDSQIRIIDIAKYRKTHEEVMKKLDKLENEFLPQVMVDTTEIIFDTLKFLEPSSKELIIANTGQVPVQFEFIKKLGDTSYCKDWLDIEPYKGFIKPGEKCDTRFEIYVDKRSACKLNSGEDKLYDILILHLEGGKDIFITVTGTYERSCFGSSMEALVHIPVPIREIPVGRLMELENNKNLSQEPYPVPKEVWFLVDRLYRHGIKTAGLFETPGLHSEIIAIRDWLDNWSQDPMPGSVHSVAEALLLLLESTAEPLIPYNLHTVCLNTVTNYLQCKQIVMQLPEIRRTVFVYICYFLQELLNHTQDNELDAKTLATLFGSVFLRDPPRSRGDRDRRKALFVYHFLVNDQSDFILGR, encoded by the exons ATGTCATCAGCAGAGCAATCAGTGATTGTGCAATCAAAATTTGTTTCTGGAGAGACTGTAATAATT GCAATCGAAGCTTCATTGATACAAGGCTGGGTTAAAGCTGCAAGAATTGTAGCACTTCTGAACAAAGGAACAACCCATGCATTGGTCATTTTAATTACCTCTAGAACACCTCCACAAGTTTATAGTGATCTTACAATAGAAAGGATATTACCTATTGATCAAGATTTCAAATGCAATATAA atacaaatgaaaaacaaCAGGATACTCTTGATGTTTATCTTAATGTTACATCAAGGAAATTGCACCTAGTATTTGAAATGAGACCTGGAGTAGAAACAAGTTCTTTAGTATCTGAAATATTTAGAGCTATAGAAG TATATCAGAAAACAAAAAATTCAGCATCAGAATTTCTGTGGATACAAAAATTAACAGGAAGTACACGTAATTTAAATTCCAACAATAATGAAGATGTACAAGACAATACTGATCCT TTAGTAGATTTGGAAAGTCCAGTTTTAGTTGTCACAAGACGTAGTATTGCTTCTGGCAAGTCTCCTGTGGCTGCTAGAGAATCAGCAGTACGGTATCAAATGGCATGCAAGGAGGATGATTATACATACAGCAAAACATTCCG CGTATTTATCGGTACATGGAATGTAAATGGTCAACCACcaaataatattacattacatgATTGGTTAAGTTATGATAAATCACCTCCAGATATATATGCAGTTGGATTTCAAGAATTAGATTTAACTAAGGAagcatttctttttaatgacACTCCAAGAGAAGAAGAATGGAg ACAAGTTGTAGCAAAATCTCTTCATCCAGATGGTGTATACGAACAAGTAGCCATAGTAAGATTAGTGggtatgatgttaattatatatgCATTACATAGTCACATGCCGTATATAAAAGATGTATCAGTTGATACAGTGGGCACTGGTATTATGGGTAAAATG GGTAACAAGGGTGGAGTGGCAGTAAGTTGTTCTATTCATAATACATCTATTTGCTTTGTTAATGCTCATTTGGCAGCACATTGCGAGGAATATGAAAGGAGAAATCAAGATTATGCAGATATATGTACGCGGTTATCTTTCTCAAAATATGTTCCACCAAAAAATTTTAAAGATCATGT CCAGATCTATTGGCTAGGAGACTTGAATTATCGAATAACAGAAATGGACGTTGCAGTAGCTAAAAAGCACATAGACGTTGAAAATTATGTTCCTGTCTTAGCTCTAGATCAACTCGGTCAACAACGACGATTAGGTCGTGTTTTACAAGGGTTTCATGaagcagaaataaaatttaaaccaACATATAAATATGATCCAGGAACTGATAATTGGGATTCAag tgAAAAGGGCAGAGCACCGGCATGGTGTGATCGTATCTTATGGAAAGGAGAAGCAATTACATCAATTGATTACAGAAGTCACCCTGAACTAAAAATTTCTGATCATAAGCCAGTCAGTGCAATTTTTGATTCCCAg ATCAGAATCATTGACATAGCAAAGTATCGTAAAACTCACGAAGAAGTGATGAAAAAACttgataaattagaaaatgaatttttacctCAAGTAATGGTGGATACAACAGAAATCATATTTGACACTTTGAAATTCCTTGAACCTAGTAGTAAAGAACTTATTATCGCTAATACTGGTCAG GTGCCAGTTCAATTTGAATTCATAAAGAAATTGGGCGATACTAGTTATTGCAAAGATTGGTTAGATATAGAACCCTATAAAGGTTTTATAAAACCAG GAGAAAAATGTGACACTAGATTTGAAATATACGTCGACAAAAGATCGGCATGTAAATTAAATTCTGGAGAAGATAAATTAtacgatattttaattttacatcttGAAGGAGGAAAGGATATATTTATCACTGTAACAg GCACTTACGAAAGAAGTTGTTTCGGATCGTCAATGGAAGCTTTAGTTCATATTCCAGTACCCATTAGAGAAATACCTGTTGGTAGATTAATGGAACTC gaaaataataaaaatctttcccAAGAACCTTACCCTGTTCCAAAAGAAGTATGGTTCTTAGTAGATAGATTGTATCGTCATGGCATAAAAACGGCAGGACTGTTTGAAACACCAGGACTTCATAGTGAAATTATAGCCATAAGGGATTGGTTGGACAATTGGAGTCAAGATCCAATGC CTGGTAGCGTGCACTCTGTTGCAGAAGCATTGCTTTTACTTTTAGAGTCAACAGCTGAACCTTTGATTCCATATAATCTGCATACTGTGTGTTTAAATACAGTGACTAATTATTTACAATGTAAACAG ATTGTAATGCAGCTTCCAGAAATAAGGAGAACAGTATTTGTTTATATATGTTACTTTTTACAAGAATTATTAAATCATACCCAAGACAACGAATTAGATGCCAAAACCCTCG CAACATTGTTTGGATCAGTTTTTTTAAGAGATCCTCCAAGAAGTAGAGGTGACCGGGATAGAAGGAAAGCTTTATTTGTTTATCACTTTTTAGTTAATGATCAAAGTGACTTTATTCTAGGTCGATAG
- the Ocrl gene encoding oculocerebrorenal syndrome of Lowe isoform X2 — MSSAEQSVIVQSKFVSGETVIIAIEASLIQGWVKAARIVALLNKGTTHALVILITSRTPPQVYSDLTIERILPIDQDFKCNINTNEKQQDTLDVYLNVTSRKLHLVFEMRPGVETSSLVSEIFRAIEVYQKTKNSASEFLWIQKLTGSTRNLNSNNNEDVQDNTDPLVDLESPVLVVTRRSIASGKSPVAARESAVRYQMACKEDDYTYSKTFRVFIGTWNVNGQPPNNITLHDWLSYDKSPPDIYAVGFQELDLTKEAFLFNDTPREEEWRQVVAKSLHPDGVYEQVAIVRLVGMMLIIYALHSHMPYIKDVSVDTVGTGIMGKMGNKGGVAVSCSIHNTSICFVNAHLAAHCEEYERRNQDYADICTRLSFSKYVPPKNFKDHVQIYWLGDLNYRITEMDVAVAKKHIDVENYVPVLALDQLGQQRRLGRVLQGFHEAEIKFKPTYKYDPGTDNWDSSEKGRAPAWCDRILWKGEAITSIDYRSHPELKISDHKPVSAIFDSQIRIIDIAKYRKTHEEVMKKLDKLENEFLPQVMVDTTEIIFDTLKFLEPSSKELIIANTGQVPVQFEFIKKLGDTSYCKDWLDIEPYKGFIKPGEKCDTRFEIYVDKRSACKLNSGEDKLYDILILHLEGGKDIFITVTGTYERSCFGSSMEALVHIPVPIREIPVGRLMELNLTLFQKKYGS, encoded by the exons ATGTCATCAGCAGAGCAATCAGTGATTGTGCAATCAAAATTTGTTTCTGGAGAGACTGTAATAATT GCAATCGAAGCTTCATTGATACAAGGCTGGGTTAAAGCTGCAAGAATTGTAGCACTTCTGAACAAAGGAACAACCCATGCATTGGTCATTTTAATTACCTCTAGAACACCTCCACAAGTTTATAGTGATCTTACAATAGAAAGGATATTACCTATTGATCAAGATTTCAAATGCAATATAA atacaaatgaaaaacaaCAGGATACTCTTGATGTTTATCTTAATGTTACATCAAGGAAATTGCACCTAGTATTTGAAATGAGACCTGGAGTAGAAACAAGTTCTTTAGTATCTGAAATATTTAGAGCTATAGAAG TATATCAGAAAACAAAAAATTCAGCATCAGAATTTCTGTGGATACAAAAATTAACAGGAAGTACACGTAATTTAAATTCCAACAATAATGAAGATGTACAAGACAATACTGATCCT TTAGTAGATTTGGAAAGTCCAGTTTTAGTTGTCACAAGACGTAGTATTGCTTCTGGCAAGTCTCCTGTGGCTGCTAGAGAATCAGCAGTACGGTATCAAATGGCATGCAAGGAGGATGATTATACATACAGCAAAACATTCCG CGTATTTATCGGTACATGGAATGTAAATGGTCAACCACcaaataatattacattacatgATTGGTTAAGTTATGATAAATCACCTCCAGATATATATGCAGTTGGATTTCAAGAATTAGATTTAACTAAGGAagcatttctttttaatgacACTCCAAGAGAAGAAGAATGGAg ACAAGTTGTAGCAAAATCTCTTCATCCAGATGGTGTATACGAACAAGTAGCCATAGTAAGATTAGTGggtatgatgttaattatatatgCATTACATAGTCACATGCCGTATATAAAAGATGTATCAGTTGATACAGTGGGCACTGGTATTATGGGTAAAATG GGTAACAAGGGTGGAGTGGCAGTAAGTTGTTCTATTCATAATACATCTATTTGCTTTGTTAATGCTCATTTGGCAGCACATTGCGAGGAATATGAAAGGAGAAATCAAGATTATGCAGATATATGTACGCGGTTATCTTTCTCAAAATATGTTCCACCAAAAAATTTTAAAGATCATGT CCAGATCTATTGGCTAGGAGACTTGAATTATCGAATAACAGAAATGGACGTTGCAGTAGCTAAAAAGCACATAGACGTTGAAAATTATGTTCCTGTCTTAGCTCTAGATCAACTCGGTCAACAACGACGATTAGGTCGTGTTTTACAAGGGTTTCATGaagcagaaataaaatttaaaccaACATATAAATATGATCCAGGAACTGATAATTGGGATTCAag tgAAAAGGGCAGAGCACCGGCATGGTGTGATCGTATCTTATGGAAAGGAGAAGCAATTACATCAATTGATTACAGAAGTCACCCTGAACTAAAAATTTCTGATCATAAGCCAGTCAGTGCAATTTTTGATTCCCAg ATCAGAATCATTGACATAGCAAAGTATCGTAAAACTCACGAAGAAGTGATGAAAAAACttgataaattagaaaatgaatttttacctCAAGTAATGGTGGATACAACAGAAATCATATTTGACACTTTGAAATTCCTTGAACCTAGTAGTAAAGAACTTATTATCGCTAATACTGGTCAG GTGCCAGTTCAATTTGAATTCATAAAGAAATTGGGCGATACTAGTTATTGCAAAGATTGGTTAGATATAGAACCCTATAAAGGTTTTATAAAACCAG GAGAAAAATGTGACACTAGATTTGAAATATACGTCGACAAAAGATCGGCATGTAAATTAAATTCTGGAGAAGATAAATTAtacgatattttaattttacatcttGAAGGAGGAAAGGATATATTTATCACTGTAACAg GCACTTACGAAAGAAGTTGTTTCGGATCGTCAATGGAAGCTTTAGTTCATATTCCAGTACCCATTAGAGAAATACCTGTTGGTAGATTAATGGAACTC AACCTTACCCTGTTCCAAAAGAAGTATGGTTCTTAG
- the ATPsyngamma gene encoding ATP synthase, gamma subunit, giving the protein MFSNRVTTILRLAAQQQQQQQQRGMATLKAISIRLKSVKNIQKITQSMKMVSAAKYSRAERDLKQARPLGVGTKMFYEQAEIQAPPEEPKKLVIAVTSDRGLCGAVHTGVSRNIRDALLADANERENTKIVCIGEKSKAILSRIFANNILFVASEVGRKPPTFNDAAKVAIEVLNSGYTFGSGRIVYNKFKSVVSYAVDQLPLFDKNAVATAPKLSVYDSLDENVVQSYLEFSLASLLYYSMKEGACSEQSSRMTAMDNASKNAGEMIDKLTLTFNRTRQAVITRELIEIISGAAALE; this is encoded by the exons ATGTTCTCTAATCGTGTGACAACCATTCTGCGCCTTGCTgcacaacagcagcaacagcagcagcaacgtGGTATGGCTACCCTTAAAGCTATCTCCATAAGATTGAAGTCTgtcaaaaatattcaaaaaatcaCTCAATCAATGAAGATGGTGTCTGCTGCTAAATATAGTAGAGCAGAACGCGATTTGAAACAAGCTCGTCCACTTGGTGTTGGTACAAAAATGTTTTACGAACAAGCTGAAATTCAAGCACCACCAGAAGAACCAAAAAAGCTTGTGATAGCAGTAACAAGCGATCGTGGATTGTGTGGTGCTGTACATACCGGAGTTTCTCGTAATATTAGAGATGCTCTGTTAGCCGATGCTAATGAAcgtgaaaatacaaaaattgtatGCATTGGTGAAAAATCAAAAGCGATATTATCGCGTATATTTGCCAACAATATACTTTTCGTTGCATCCGAAGTTGGTCGTAAGCCACCTACTTTTAATGATGCTGCTAAAGTTGCAATTGAGGTTTTAAATAGTGG gtATACTTTTGGTTCTGGCCGCATTGTGTACAATAAATTCAAATCTGTAGTATCATATGCTGTTGATCAACTGCCTCTCTTCGACAAAAATGCAGTAGCTACTGCACCAAAACTATCTGTATATGATTCTCTTGATGAAAACGTAGTTCAAAGCTATCTAGAATTTTCGTTAGCTTCTTTGTTATACTATTCTATGAAGGAAGGTGCTTGCAGTGAACAGTCCAGTCGTATGACAGCCATGGACAATGCTAGCAAGAATGCAGGAGAAATGATAGATAAATTGACCTTAACGTTCAATCGTACTCGACAAGCTGTAATTACTAGGGAATTGATTGAAATTATTTCTGGTGCCGCCGCTTTGGAGTAA
- the jagn gene encoding jagunal — MASKVTLSQALGTDGSDFNHRQKIASHYQISATNKSRLKYCIFFHYLLFFVMLAKLSADILDHLDVFILEIEELQVPQPLWWEYIWCASLMLSFLALSAIKRNKIKTLRQYMIGIILLGYGPLLYAVIYYFKDVWKYLTIGKSDEIHFWQGLPYGLLWYAFILLASQVHTFSLYFSWNLLVAWKTRGSKKAD, encoded by the exons atggcTTCAAAAGTAACTCTGTCCCAAGCTTTGGGTACAGATGGAAGTGACTTTAATCATAGACAAAAAATTGCTAGTCACTATCAAATCAG tGCAACAAATAAATCAAGACTGAAATATTGCATATTTTTTCACTATCTTCTTTTCTTCGTTATGCTTGCCAAGTTATCAGCtgatattttagatcatttGGACGTAttcattttagaaattgaagaattaCAAGTACCTCAG CCTCTTTGGTGGGAATACATCTGGTGTGCAAGTTTAATGTTGAGCTTTCTTGCATTATCTGctattaaaagaaacaaaattaaaacattACGACAGTATATGATAGGTATCATTTTATTAGGATATGGTCCATTATTGTATGCAGTCATATATTATTTTAAGGATGTTTGGAAATACTTAACTATTGGCAAATCAGATGAAATTCACTTTTGGCAG GGCTTACCATATGGATTATTATGGTATGCATTTATTCTCTTGGCTTCTCAAGTTCATACATTTTCTTTGTACTTCTCTTGGAATCTTTTAGTAGCATGGAAAACACGAGGAAGTAAAAAAGCAGATTAA
- the Trmt61 gene encoding tRNA methyltransferase 61 isoform X1: MSFNKVKEIIEEGDVVILYLGPSNMHSLEITQKILSKKGQMVDNVFQTIYGALKVFSLVGQMYGTKVQLSRGWGYVLQPTPELWTLTVPHRTQIIYSPDISLIIYLMDLAPGSIIIETGTGSGSLSHALIRTIRPHGHLYTFDFHEQRVNVAKIEFEKHGLSKFVTLYHKDVCMEGFGEQLRNKADAIFLDLPHPWLAIDRALCALKESGGKLCSFSPCIEQVQRTCEKLTSIGFIELKTYECLQREMNVQYKNLPILDLECLKHEHVNKDMAQKNENEKQEQTKLLTVTHAHSLPGHTGFITIATLPPVYARKTDLNLESKD, translated from the exons ATGAGTTTCAAcaaagtaaaagaaattattgaagAAGGAGATgtggtaattttatatttaggacCTAGTAATATGCATTCATTAGAAATAACACAAAAAATTCTCAGTAAAAAAGGTCAAATGGTTGATAATGTTTTTCAAACAATATATGGGGCTCTTAAAGTTTTTTCCCTCGTTGGGCAGATGTATGGTACTAAGGTTCAACTTTCACGTGGATGGGGATATGTATTACAACCAACACCAGAACTTTGGACATTAACAGTCCCTCATAGAACTCAAATTATCTATAGCCCTGACATAAGTcttattatatatctaatggaTTTGGCACCAGGAAGCATAATTATTGAGACAG gCACTGGAAGTGGTTCTCTTTCACATGCACTTATTCGAACAATTCGTCCTCATGGCCATCTCTATACATTTGACTTTCATGAACAACGTGTAAATGTTGCAAAAATAGAATTTGAAAAACATGGTCTAAGTAAATTTGTAACTTTATATCACAAAGATGTATGTATGGAAGGATTTGGGGAACAATTAAGAAACAAAGCAGATGCAATTTTTTTGGATCTTCCACATCCATGGTTGGCAATTGATCGTGCATTATGTGCTTTAAAAGAATcag gTGGGAAACTTTGCTCTTTTTCTCCTTGTATTGAACAAGTTCAACGAACTTGTGAGAAATTGACATCAATTGGATTCATTGAATTGAAAACATATGAATGTTTACAAAGAGAAATGAATGTACAATATAAGAACCTCCCTATATTGgatttagaatgtttaaaacATGAG CATGTAAACAAAGATATGgcacaaaaaaatgaaaatgaaaagcaaGAACAAACAAAACTTCTAACAGTCACGCATGCTCATTCTTTACCTGGTCATACAGGATTTATTACAATTGCTACGCTACCTCCAGTTTATGCGCGAAAAACAGATCTAAATTTAGAGTCCAAAGActga
- the Trmt61 gene encoding tRNA methyltransferase 61 isoform X2, whose protein sequence is MCKKGQMVDNVFQTIYGALKVFSLVGQMYGTKVQLSRGWGYVLQPTPELWTLTVPHRTQIIYSPDISLIIYLMDLAPGSIIIETGTGSGSLSHALIRTIRPHGHLYTFDFHEQRVNVAKIEFEKHGLSKFVTLYHKDVCMEGFGEQLRNKADAIFLDLPHPWLAIDRALCALKESGGKLCSFSPCIEQVQRTCEKLTSIGFIELKTYECLQREMNVQYKNLPILDLECLKHEHVNKDMAQKNENEKQEQTKLLTVTHAHSLPGHTGFITIATLPPVYARKTDLNLESKD, encoded by the exons ATgtg TAAAAAAGGTCAAATGGTTGATAATGTTTTTCAAACAATATATGGGGCTCTTAAAGTTTTTTCCCTCGTTGGGCAGATGTATGGTACTAAGGTTCAACTTTCACGTGGATGGGGATATGTATTACAACCAACACCAGAACTTTGGACATTAACAGTCCCTCATAGAACTCAAATTATCTATAGCCCTGACATAAGTcttattatatatctaatggaTTTGGCACCAGGAAGCATAATTATTGAGACAG gCACTGGAAGTGGTTCTCTTTCACATGCACTTATTCGAACAATTCGTCCTCATGGCCATCTCTATACATTTGACTTTCATGAACAACGTGTAAATGTTGCAAAAATAGAATTTGAAAAACATGGTCTAAGTAAATTTGTAACTTTATATCACAAAGATGTATGTATGGAAGGATTTGGGGAACAATTAAGAAACAAAGCAGATGCAATTTTTTTGGATCTTCCACATCCATGGTTGGCAATTGATCGTGCATTATGTGCTTTAAAAGAATcag gTGGGAAACTTTGCTCTTTTTCTCCTTGTATTGAACAAGTTCAACGAACTTGTGAGAAATTGACATCAATTGGATTCATTGAATTGAAAACATATGAATGTTTACAAAGAGAAATGAATGTACAATATAAGAACCTCCCTATATTGgatttagaatgtttaaaacATGAG CATGTAAACAAAGATATGgcacaaaaaaatgaaaatgaaaagcaaGAACAAACAAAACTTCTAACAGTCACGCATGCTCATTCTTTACCTGGTCATACAGGATTTATTACAATTGCTACGCTACCTCCAGTTTATGCGCGAAAAACAGATCTAAATTTAGAGTCCAAAGActga
- the LOC117607215 gene encoding tubulin gamma-2 chain isoform X1: MPCEVITLQLGQCGNQIGFEFWKKLCAEHGISPEGILEDYAVDGTDRKDVFFYQSDDEHYIPRAVLLDLEPRVIHTIMNSQYSKLYNPENIFLSKHGGGAGNNWASGYHQGEKLQEEIFDILDREADGSDSLEGFVLCHSIAGGTGSGMGSFMLESLADRFPKKLIETYSVFPNQDEISDVVVQPYNSLLTLKRLTQCADCVVVLDNTALNRIASDRLHIQNPSFTQINKLVSTIMSVSTTTLRYPSYMNNDLVGLIAPLIPTPRLHFLMTGYTPLTTDQEGASVRKTSVLDVMRRLLQPKNMMVSTALDRNASHCYISILNIIQGEVDPTQVHKSLQRIRERKLAQFIPWGPASIQVALSRKSPYIQSTHRVSGLMLANHTNISSLFDRALQQYDKLRKREAFLEQFRKEKMFEDNLDELDNSREVVEYLVKEYQAATRVDYLSWNPNKADV, encoded by the exons ATGCCTTGTGAAGTGATAACTTTACAACTTGGCCAGTGTGGCAATCAGA ttGGTTTTGAATTTTGGAAGAAATTGTGTGCAGAACATGGTATTAGTCCAGAGGGTATTTTGGAAGATTATGCAGTTGATGGAACAGATAGAAAAgatgtatttttttatcaatcagATGATGAGCATTATATACCAAGAGCAGTATTATTAGATTTAGAACCCAGAGTAATTCATACGATTATGAATTCTCAATACTCAAAG TTATATAATCCAgagaatatatttttatcaaaacacGGAGGTGGTGCTGGAAACAATTGGGCATCTGGTTATCATCAAGGAGAGAAACTCCAAGaagaaatttttgatattttagaTAGAGAAGCTGATGGAAGTGATAGTTTAGAA ggATTTGTACTGTGCCATTCTATTGCAGGTGGTACAGGTTCTGGTATGGGTTCATTTATGCTTGAATCTCTAGCAGATAGATTtccaaaaaaattaattgaaacataTAGTGTTTTTCCAAACCAAGATGAAATAAG tGATGTAGTAGTGCAACCATACAATTCTTTATTAACTCTGAAGAGGCTAACACAATGTGCTGATTGTGTTGTTGTTTTAGATAATACAGCTCTTAATAGAATAGCTTCAGATAGACTTCATATTCAAAATCCTAGCTTTACACAAATCAATAAACTTGTATCCACAATAATGTCTGTTAGCACTACGACGCTTCGATATCCTTCTTACATGAACAATGACTTAGTTGGTTTAATTGCTCCATTAATTCCAACACCACGTTTACATTTCCTTATGACAGGATATACTCCACTTACTACAGATCAGGAA GGCGCTTCTGTAAGAAAAACTTCTGTATTGGATGTAATGAGACGTTTATTGCAACCAAAAAATATGATGGTTTCCACAGCATTGGATAGAAATGCATCTCATTGttacatatctattttaaatataattcag GGAGAGGTAGATCCAACACAAGTTCACAAATCATTACAaagaataagagaaagaaaattagCACAGTTCATACCTTGGGGTCCTGCTAGTATACAAGTAGCTCTTTCAAGAAAGTCCCCCTATATACAAAGTACACATAGAGTTTCTGGTTTAATGTTAGCCAATCATACTAACATATCATCG TTATTTGACCGCGCTCTACAACAATACGATAAATTGCGGAAACGGGAAGCGTTCTTGGAACAGTTTCgtaaagaaaaaatgtttgaagaCAATTTAGACGAATTAGATAATTCCAGAGAAGTTGTAGAATACTTGGTAAAAGAATACCAAGCAGCTACCAGAGTCGATTATTTATCTTGGAATCCTAACAAAGCAGacgtataa
- the LOC117607215 gene encoding tubulin gamma-1 chain isoform X2, with product MNSQYSKLYNPENIFLSKHGGGAGNNWASGYHQGEKLQEEIFDILDREADGSDSLEGFVLCHSIAGGTGSGMGSFMLESLADRFPKKLIETYSVFPNQDEISDVVVQPYNSLLTLKRLTQCADCVVVLDNTALNRIASDRLHIQNPSFTQINKLVSTIMSVSTTTLRYPSYMNNDLVGLIAPLIPTPRLHFLMTGYTPLTTDQEGASVRKTSVLDVMRRLLQPKNMMVSTALDRNASHCYISILNIIQGEVDPTQVHKSLQRIRERKLAQFIPWGPASIQVALSRKSPYIQSTHRVSGLMLANHTNISSLFDRALQQYDKLRKREAFLEQFRKEKMFEDNLDELDNSREVVEYLVKEYQAATRVDYLSWNPNKADV from the exons ATGAATTCTCAATACTCAAAG TTATATAATCCAgagaatatatttttatcaaaacacGGAGGTGGTGCTGGAAACAATTGGGCATCTGGTTATCATCAAGGAGAGAAACTCCAAGaagaaatttttgatattttagaTAGAGAAGCTGATGGAAGTGATAGTTTAGAA ggATTTGTACTGTGCCATTCTATTGCAGGTGGTACAGGTTCTGGTATGGGTTCATTTATGCTTGAATCTCTAGCAGATAGATTtccaaaaaaattaattgaaacataTAGTGTTTTTCCAAACCAAGATGAAATAAG tGATGTAGTAGTGCAACCATACAATTCTTTATTAACTCTGAAGAGGCTAACACAATGTGCTGATTGTGTTGTTGTTTTAGATAATACAGCTCTTAATAGAATAGCTTCAGATAGACTTCATATTCAAAATCCTAGCTTTACACAAATCAATAAACTTGTATCCACAATAATGTCTGTTAGCACTACGACGCTTCGATATCCTTCTTACATGAACAATGACTTAGTTGGTTTAATTGCTCCATTAATTCCAACACCACGTTTACATTTCCTTATGACAGGATATACTCCACTTACTACAGATCAGGAA GGCGCTTCTGTAAGAAAAACTTCTGTATTGGATGTAATGAGACGTTTATTGCAACCAAAAAATATGATGGTTTCCACAGCATTGGATAGAAATGCATCTCATTGttacatatctattttaaatataattcag GGAGAGGTAGATCCAACACAAGTTCACAAATCATTACAaagaataagagaaagaaaattagCACAGTTCATACCTTGGGGTCCTGCTAGTATACAAGTAGCTCTTTCAAGAAAGTCCCCCTATATACAAAGTACACATAGAGTTTCTGGTTTAATGTTAGCCAATCATACTAACATATCATCG TTATTTGACCGCGCTCTACAACAATACGATAAATTGCGGAAACGGGAAGCGTTCTTGGAACAGTTTCgtaaagaaaaaatgtttgaagaCAATTTAGACGAATTAGATAATTCCAGAGAAGTTGTAGAATACTTGGTAAAAGAATACCAAGCAGCTACCAGAGTCGATTATTTATCTTGGAATCCTAACAAAGCAGacgtataa